Genomic DNA from Leptospirillum ferriphilum:
AACCACAGAGCTGAAAACACTGAACAATATGGTGGATGAGGGGATGTCCATCCTTCTTTCCAAAAACTCCCCTATTTCCGACTTCGGTCGCTTGCTTCACGAAGGATGGATGCTGAAAAGAAGTCTTTCGGACAAGGTTTCCAACGCCTTCGTCGACCAAGTCTACGATACGGCCAGAAAAAATGGAGCGCTTGGGGGAAAGATCCTGGGCGCGGGCGGAGGTGGTTTCTTTCTCATTTTTGCTCCACCCGAAAAACAGAATGGAATTCGAGAAGCGTTGAAAGATCTGATCCATGTTCCCATCCGATTTGAATTCGGGGGCTCTCAAGTGGTTCTCTACCAACCGGATGGTCTGGGTTAAAAGCAGGCAGATGACAGGAGAAAAACTTCCATGAGGCTGACAAAAAACAGCCGCATCCTGGTTCTCGGAGCATCCGGAATGATTGGTTCCGCGTGTGTTCGATGGCTGAAACTTCATGGATACGACAAGATTGAATCCCCTTCACGAAGCGAACTTGACCTGTTTTCGATGGAGAATGTCCGTCATTATTTTCACTCCCACTCTCCGGAGTTCATCATCCTCGCGGCCGGAAGGGTCGGAGGGATTATCGAAAACTCCACTCGCGGATTCGATCTCTTGCGGGACAATCTGATCATCCAGCAAAATGTCATCCTTTCCGCGATTCAGTCGGGCGTGGAGAAATGTGTTTATTTCGGCTCATCCTGCATGTATCCACGCCAGGCGGAACAGCCGATGAAAGAAGATTTCCTTTTGACCGGAAAACCGGAAGAGACCAGTCTTCCCTACGCAATTTCAAAGCTCTCCGGTGTGCACATGTGCCTGTCCTACAACAAACAGTTCGGAAAGTCTCTTTTCCTCCCTGTCATCCCGAACAGCACCTATGGCCCTCAGGACGACTTTGATCCCAAAACTGCCCACGTCCTCTCTTCTCTCCTTTTTCGATTCCATCATGCACGCAAGACAAACGCTTCGGAAGTAACCCTTTGGGGATCGGGGAATCCCCGGAGAGAATTCATTTTTTCCGAGGATGTTGCATCGGCAGTCTTCTATCTGCTTGAAAATGCTCCGGCAACGGATATGCCTTTGAACATCGGATCCGGTAAAGACTACTCCATCCGGGAACTGGCGGAAGCGATAAAGGATATTACGGGTTTTCGGGGATCTATCAAGTGGGACACATCGAAACCTGACGGGGCGCCCAGAAAACTCCTTGACAGCTCCCGGATCAATGCTCTCGGATGGAAACCTGTCACTTCGCTCAAAAACGGGATTCAAAAGACATATGACTGGTTTCTCGAAAATGAGCTTCCGATACAGAAAGGATCAAGTTCATGATCAAATTTGCCTACCAGGGGTCAGGCTGGAAAAACTGGCAAGACAAGATCGGACAATATGACAGCCAGTTTCTTGTAGGATTGTATGAAAACATGCTTCGAATCCGGCGCATTGAAGAGGGGATTGAATCCCGTTATCACGAAGACCAGATGAAAACCCCGATCCATCTTGTGATCGGCATGGAAGCCTCCTCTGTCGGCAGCTGCGCCGCATTGGACAAAAGAGACCTCCTTTTTTGCGGTCACAGGACACACGGACAATACCTTGCAAAAGGGGGGGATCTGAGGAAAATGATGGCGGAATTCTTTTGTCGCTCCACCGGAAGCGCCGGATCTCGTGGTGGTTCGATGCATCTCCTGGACAAATCCGTCGGAATGGAAGGTTCCTCTGCCATTGTCGGTGGAGCTGTTCCCATCGCCGTCGGAGCCGCTCTGGCAATCCAGATGAAAAAAGAAAAACGTGTCGTCGCCCTGTTTTTTGGAGACGCTGCCACGGAAGAAGGGGTTGTCTGGGAAAGCTTGAACTTTGCTGCGCTCAAGAAGCTTCCGATCCTTTTCATCTGTGAAAACAATTTTTACTCCGTTTGTTCTCCTCTCGAGTTTCGTCAGCCCCCTGGCGTAGAAATCCATAAAAAAGCCGCGGCTTTTGGAGTCCCAAGCCAATGCGTGGATGGAACGAATGTTCTCGATGTCTTCGAAGCCGTCCGTATTGCCAAAGATCGGGCAATGACCGGTCAAGGCCCCTCTTTCATCGAAACCCGAAGCTATCGCTGGCGGGGGCATGGAGGAGCCGGCGATGACAGTCATACCGGTTATCGGGACCCGGAGGAAGTCAAAGCCTGGCAGAAATATTGCCCGATCGACACCTTTAGTAAGGAACTTAAATCCCGGGGAATTCTGACGGAGAGCACAGTTCAGCAGATCGAAGAAAGAATTAAGGTCGAATTCGACGAAGCCTTTCTTTATGGGCAAAACAGTCCGGATCCCGTCGAAAACGACCTGTACCGTCATGTGTATAGTGATTGATATTTCGGGTCGGAAGTACAGAAAACTATAATGGGGACAAACCATGCCGTGGGATGAAGCGCTTGTCGATCAGGTAGCCAAGAAACAAAAAGTGGAAGACCAGAATGGTCGCATCATGACCTATATCGAAGCCCTCCGGGAGGCTCTTGTTCTGGCCATGGAAAGGGACCCGAAGGTTTTCCTGCTCGGTCAGGGGGTCGATGACCCCGGTGGGATGTTCGGTGTCACCAAGGACCTTCATGTCAAGTTTGGGAGAGAAAGAGTTTTCGACACCCCCTTGTCCGAAGAAGCGATGACAGGAGTGTGTGTCGGTTCCGCCATGCAGGGCATGAGACCCGTTTATTTTCACAACAGACCGGACTTCATCCTGTTGACGTTCAATCAGCTGGTCAACCATGCCACCAAGATCCATTTTATGGACAATGGGCAAACAAAAGTGCCGATGGTCATCTGGGCGGCCATCGGACGCGGCTGGGGGTCCGGAGCCCAGCACTCCCAGGCCATCCAGGGTCTTCTTTTGAGCGTTCCGGGTCTCAGGATCGTGATGCCGTCAACTCCTGCTGACGCCAAGGGACTGATGCTTTCTTCGATTGAAGACAACAATCCCGTCCTGATCTTTGAGCATCGATGGCTCATGAAACGAAAGGGTGCTGTTCCGGAGGGGTACTACACTATCCCCTTCGGAAAAGGAGTCTATCGCAGGACCGGGACCGATCTGACAATCGTGGGAACCTCTCACGCCATCGACCTGGCAATGGAAGCCTCCGATTCCCTCCGGGGTGAAGGTATTACAGCCGATGTCATTGATCTTCGCACGCTCAAGCCGCTGGACGATGGGGTCATCCTGGAATCTCTTCAAAAAACCGGCAAACTGCTTGTCGTCGATACAGGATGGTCCATGGGAGGAGCGTGCGCGGAAATTATGGCGGTCGCCTTGGAAAAGGGCTTTTCCTCTCTGAAGGCTGCTCCTGTCCGGATAGGACTTCCGGATGTGCCGACACCTGCCGGATATACTCTCGAACAGTTTTACTATCCGACAGCGTCCCGTATGGCGGAAACAATTCGGAAACTGGCAAACTGCCGATCCTGACGTGTAATAAACCCATTCTCAACAAGGGGAACCGATGTACTACGAACTGGCAAGAAGCTCCTGGGGACCGGAAGAAATCGAGGCCATTGAAGAAATCGTAAAAAAGGGTTTCTTCACCATGGGCGAAAACGTCCGCAAGTTCGAGGAGGCGTTTGCCCAGAAATTCGGCTCCCGTTATGCGGTTATGCTGAATTCCGGGTCGAGCGCAAATCTGATCGGCGTCGCCGCCCTGTTTTTCCGAAAAAACAATCCGCTGCAGCGTGGAGATGAAGTCATTGTGCCGGCCATTTCGTGGGCCACGACCTATCATCCGCTCCAGCAATACGGACTTAAGCTAAAGTTCGTGGACGTCGAGCTTGAATCCCTGAATATGGACGTCTCCCAGCTGGAAAAGGCCCTGACCCCCAAGACGCGCATGGTGGTGGCGGTCAACATTCTGGGGAATCCCTGCGCCCTGGACACTCTTCGCGACTTCTGCAACCGGCATGGACTGATTCTCTTCGAAGACAATTGCGAATCCATGGGAGCGACCCTGAATAACAAACAATGCGGAACCTTTGGCGATATTGGAACATTCAGCTTTTTCTTTTCCCACCACATCTCGACCATGGAAGGCGGAATCGCACTTACAAACGATCTGGAAACCTTTCACCTGATGCGCTCTCTTCGGGCCCACGGATGGACGCGCGACATTCCTGCCGACTCTCCGATTTTTGATAAGAAAGACCAGGATTTTTTTGAGGCCTACCGCTTCATCCTTCCCGGATACAATGTTCGCCCGCTGGAGCTCTCGGGCGCGATCGGCCTCAGGCAACTCGAGAAACTCGACGCAATGGTCGAGACGCGACGCAAGAACGCCTCGCTGTTCCAGAAGCTATTCCAGGGTGACGACCGTTTCATCTTGCAAAGGGAAAACGGTCGCAGTTCCTGGTTCGCTTTCACGGTCATCCTGAACCCCTCCAAAGGGTTGGACCGGAAAAAAATCATGCGTGCCCTGAAAGATGCGGATATCGGTTACCGGATCATCACCGGAGGGAATTTTCTTCGGCATGATGCGATCAAATACTATGACTACGACATCGTCGGTCAAATCAAGAACGCGGATATCGCCCATGATTGGGGCTTCTTTGTCGGCAACCATCCGGTCGATCTTTCCGAACAGATACAGACCTTCCATACTGTCTTGACTCGGGCTGCCGGAGGTCACTGACACGGCATGGAAGCGATTGTTCTTGTCGGCGGACTGGGAACCCGGCTTAGAGAGGTCATCCCCAATCTTCCAAAACCGATGGCCCCGGTCAACGGACGCCCGTTTCTGGAATACCTCCTGGAATTCTGGATCAGGCAGGGAATTGATCATGTTGTAATGGCAACCGGATACAAGCATGAGGTTATCCAAAACCACTTTGGAAAGTGTTACGGCTCCCTTTCCATAGATTACTCGATCGAAGAAACTCTTCTCGGAACGGGAGGAGCCATTTTTAAGTCTATGGAAATGCTCCGGGAGAATAACCCCTTCTTCGTCTTGAACGGCGACACTTATTTTCCAATTGATACTGCAAAGTTTATGAAGTTTCATCAGATGCGAAAGTCCGATATGACACTGGTCCTGAGAACAATGCCGGAAGCAAAACGTTATGGCTCCGTCTCCATAGCTGAGGATGGAAAAATCCTGGAATTCCGCCCACCCGGACATGGGATCCCTCCATTTATGATCAATGCCGGAACATATCTCTGCAACAAAGATTTTTTGGAAGAAGTTCAACAAAACAGAAATAGGCCCAACCCAGTCTCTCTGGAATCCGACCTTTTTCCGTCATGGATATCAAACAAGAAGAGCTTTTACGGATGGCCGACTTCTGGGGATTTTATTGACATCGGAATCCCCGAGGATTACCGGAAGTGTCAGGACATGTTTCGAACAATCAAGGACATCAATTCAATCAGGGAGACTCGATGAAAGAAAAGATTCTTGTGACAGGGGGTGCCGGATATCTGGGATCGAACCTCGTTCCTGAGTTGCTGAACAATGGATACGAGGTGACCGTCATCGACAATTTCATGTATAAACAAAATAGCCTGGCCCATGTCTGTGCCCATCCGGACTTTCGGGTTGTCAAAGGCGATGTGCGTATACCTGCCACCATGCAACCATTGCTGAAAGAGGCCGATATTATTATTCCTCTGGCCGCTCTCGTTGGAGCCCCCTTATGTTCCCGCGACCCTGTCGGAGCTACAACCACAAACCGGGATGCGATTTTCTGGATGCTGGACAATCTGTCCAAAGACCAGAAGGTCTTGATGCCGACCACGAACAGTGCTTATGGCTCAGGCGATGAAAACAACTTTTGTACGGAAGACTCTCCCCTGAATCCGATTTCGCACTATGCCGTGGAAAAGGTGGAAGTCGAAAAACGTCTGATGGAACATCCTGCTGCGATCAGCTTTCGGCTGGCGACCGTGTTCGGTATGGCGCCCAGGATGCGCATCGATCTTTTGGTGAACGACTTTACCTATCGCGCTGTTTATGACCGATTTGTCGTTCTCTTTGAAAGTCACTTCAAGCGCAACTACATTCATAACAGGGATGTGACCAGAGCTTTCCTGCATGGCCTGAAAAACTTCTCTACGATGAAAGGCCAGATCTTTAACGTGGGTCTGTCAGACGCCAATGTTTCAAAGAAAGAGTTGTGTCAGGTCATTCAGAAACACGTGCCAGCTTTTACTTTCCTTGAGGCTCCTGTCGGGAAAGATCCCGATCAACGGAATTACATTGTTTCCAATGCCAAGATTGAGAAAACCGGTTACAAGCCGATTTATTCCCTGGATGCGGGCATTAAAGAGTTGGTGAAGGGATTTACGATGATTTCCAATACGAAGTATGGGAATGTTTAGAGAATTTAAGCTTTCGTAAATAATTGCTTTCCCTAAACAAAGCAATGTTTTCTTAACTTAGATAAATGATATAAGTAGTAAATCCTCTAAGTTAATCCCATATCTTTATCAATATACATATTAAAAATGTGTGAGATTACTTCCTCATATATGTTCTGTTCAGGAGTTATCTGTTATTTACTTTTATCTAAAGAATAGTAAGTGGTATGCTGGTTTTCGAGATTCTCAGTTTTCAACCCAAAGGGTGTTTCCTTTGACAAAATACATCCTCTCCATAATTGAAGTTATTAAATTACTACAATAACGAACCAATATTACCAATGGAAAGTAAAAATTGAATAAGGAAAAATATGAGAAATTAATTATGGATAATACAAAGTATTTTTACTTTATCTATGGTAACCATGGAGATTTCCCGGAACAATTAGAAGATTACTATTTTCTCATAAAAGATCTCCTTGCATATTCTTTAAATAAACCCCTCTTAGTTTCTAAGGAACTCGTTTCTGGACATTGTAATTTTATCATAGAATGCTTTAATCCAAGTTTCGTGTCTCAAATAGAAACGATTAAAAACAATTCCCCCAAAACCAATATTATCTGTATAGCAACTGAATTTTTAACACAAGACACATTTAATTTATTTAATAAAGAAAATGAATATTCTAATCAAACGCTCATTTTCCTAGATTCAATTCTTCACCAAACAGGTATCGTTAAATTAGGGAAAAAATTTTTTTCTGATACATCCTTAAAAGACCTTTATAAAAAATACATAAAAAATAAAATTGGTTCTTCACACTACGCAAATACTGGTTACTGGAAAGAAAGATACAATAATTTTATAAAATCCCTTCCATATTTTGATCAAGTTTGGACCGTTAGTCCAAGCCAAAAAGAAGGATATCTTCGTATAATTGAATCGTCCAACCTTTGGACCCTACCAATAGTTCCCTATACAGATCTATGCGAAGAATTCTCAAGTACGAAAAATAATAATTTTAATATTGATTTACTATTTACTGGTACATTAACTCCCTATCGAATTCAGATATTGGAAAAACTCAAAAATAAAAAGCTAAATGTTGTTTCTGGATTTTTTCCTTCTTTTCTGAAAAATGCATACATAAGTCAATCGAAGATTTGTTTGAATTTAAAACCAAATTCAAAATGGCCCTTTACTTCAATAATGCGTCTTCATACATTGCTCATGAAAGGAAAGTATGTAATTTCAGAAAAATATGATGATGAAATTTCAATCCAAAACAAATTCGTCAATGAGGTAACCTTAGAAAACATTGTTTCTGTTTCATTAGATCAGATAAATAATCCCAACTTGGTAGATATTGGTATTGAGATGAAAAGTAAATATATAGAAAGCACCAAAATAATTAGAGAAAAAGTTAAGGGGGATTTTCTGGAGTTTATTCAATCAAAAATAACTTGAGCTGCGTCCAATTTTGAGATACTCCCCAATAACTGGACAGGGCATTAAGGTAGTAAAGTGAGTGGGTGAACCCAAACCGGAGGGATGATGGGAATGACCCGCACACATTTCAGTTCAGACTTGAAAGCCAAGGTGGCCATTGCCGCGATCAAAGGGGAGCTAACAATCAACGAGATCTCCTCCCAGTTTGGCGTTCATGCCAATCAGGTCATCCGATGGAAGAAACAGGCGCTGAACGAGATGTCCGACGTGTTCACGGACAAGAGATCGCGTCGGGCCAAAGGGGAAGAGGCCCTGAAAGAAGAACTCTACCGACAGATCGGGCAGTTGAAGGTCGAACTGGATTGGCTCAAAAAAAAACTGGCTGGGGGCCGCTAACAAGATGAGAACGCTCATCGACCCTGCCCACCCGGGAATCAGTCTGAGCCGCCAGTGTGAGCTTCTGGGGCTCGGAAGATCGAGCTATTACTACCAACCCTGTCCTGTCGATCAGAAAACGCTGGATCTGATGCGCCTGATCGATGAACAATATACGCAGACCCCGTTCTACGGAGTTCTCCGAATGGTCGCATGGTTGGGACGCGAAGGATTCCAGGTCAATCCGAAACGAGTTCGACGACTCATGCGTCTGATGGGACTGGAAGCCATTTACCCGAAGCCCCGCCTGTCAGACCCCGACCCGGAGCATGTTCTCTATCCCTACTTGTTGCGGGACTTGATCGTTGATCGTCCCGACCAGGTCTGGTGCTCGGACATCACGTATATTCGCCTCCGGCAGGGTTTTGTCTATCTTGTGGCTGTCATGGACTGGTATAGCCGGTATGTCTTGTCTTGGTCCCTGTCTTCCTCCTTGGAAGAGGAGTTTTGCCTGGATGCTCTGGATCGAGCACTCACGATCTCATCTGGCATTCCAGAGATCGTCAATACCGATCAGGGCTCCCAGTTCACAGGAAAAGTCTGGATCGGCATGGTCCTGGGGCAAGGGAGCAAAGTCAGCATGGATGGGCGAGGCAGGGCACTGGACAACGTGTTCAGAGAACGGCTCTGGCGTTCTCTGAAATACGAAAACATCTATCTGAACGAGTACGAGAGTGTTCAGGAAGTTCGGGCAGGAATCAAACAATACCTGACCTTCTATAATACGAAAAGACCTCATCAGGCTTTGAGTTACTGCAAAATTTCCTTTTTGGGAACCACCTGATTTCACCGTAGGGAACCACCCGATTTCCTGAACGGGATCCACTCAATTTCATCGAAGGGATCCATCCGATTTCCCGATTGGGATCCACCTCGTGAGCGTCAGTCATAATCGTGTCTTCTTTGATGTCCATTTAAAAAGAAGGAGACACGATGCCCAGGAAAGGACTGACGATGGCAAGGATTCACGAGGTCATGCGACTCGATACAGGAAGGATTGTCCGATCGGCAGATCGCCCGGGCCCTGGCTCTGAGAAGAAGCCGGGTGGCCGAGATACGGGGATTGGGGAGCGAGGCGCCAACCGTTCTTGGAACGGCCTCTTTTCCCGAACCGCTTTGGACGGAAGGAGTGGACTGGGAGGCGGTGGACCGGGAGATCCGGGAGGGTCATGAACTCAAGCGGATCTGGGAAGAGCGGGCCTCCGAGCGGACCAGCTACTCGAACTTCTGGAAGTACCTGAACCGGCGGTTCGCTCCGCTTCTCAAAGAGACGGCTCCGGGAGTTCGAGCCCGGAGGACATTGCGAAGTCGATTATTCCGGCGATCCGGTCCTGTGGTGGGACGAACGGAACCGCCCCCAGAAGGCCCAGATCTTTGTCGGGATTCTCTGCCACAGCCAACTCCTGTTTGCCCTTGCGACCGTCGACCAGAAAAAGGCCAGCTGGCTCCTGGCCCACCAGACGATGTATGCCTCTTTTGGCGGGGTGAGCCGGGTCACCGTCCCCGATAACACCAAGACCGGAGTGTTGAAGGCCCAC
This window encodes:
- a CDS encoding nucleotidyltransferase family protein, giving the protein MEAIVLVGGLGTRLREVIPNLPKPMAPVNGRPFLEYLLEFWIRQGIDHVVMATGYKHEVIQNHFGKCYGSLSIDYSIEETLLGTGGAIFKSMEMLRENNPFFVLNGDTYFPIDTAKFMKFHQMRKSDMTLVLRTMPEAKRYGSVSIAEDGKILEFRPPGHGIPPFMINAGTYLCNKDFLEEVQQNRNRPNPVSLESDLFPSWISNKKSFYGWPTSGDFIDIGIPEDYRKCQDMFRTIKDINSIRETR
- a CDS encoding DegT/DnrJ/EryC1/StrS family aminotransferase; translation: MYYELARSSWGPEEIEAIEEIVKKGFFTMGENVRKFEEAFAQKFGSRYAVMLNSGSSANLIGVAALFFRKNNPLQRGDEVIVPAISWATTYHPLQQYGLKLKFVDVELESLNMDVSQLEKALTPKTRMVVAVNILGNPCALDTLRDFCNRHGLILFEDNCESMGATLNNKQCGTFGDIGTFSFFFSHHISTMEGGIALTNDLETFHLMRSLRAHGWTRDIPADSPIFDKKDQDFFEAYRFILPGYNVRPLELSGAIGLRQLEKLDAMVETRRKNASLFQKLFQGDDRFILQRENGRSSWFAFTVILNPSKGLDRKKIMRALKDADIGYRIITGGNFLRHDAIKYYDYDIVGQIKNADIAHDWGFFVGNHPVDLSEQIQTFHTVLTRAAGGH
- a CDS encoding NAD-dependent epimerase/dehydratase family protein yields the protein MKEKILVTGGAGYLGSNLVPELLNNGYEVTVIDNFMYKQNSLAHVCAHPDFRVVKGDVRIPATMQPLLKEADIIIPLAALVGAPLCSRDPVGATTTNRDAIFWMLDNLSKDQKVLMPTTNSAYGSGDENNFCTEDSPLNPISHYAVEKVEVEKRLMEHPAAISFRLATVFGMAPRMRIDLLVNDFTYRAVYDRFVVLFESHFKRNYIHNRDVTRAFLHGLKNFSTMKGQIFNVGLSDANVSKKELCQVIQKHVPAFTFLEAPVGKDPDQRNYIVSNAKIEKTGYKPIYSLDAGIKELVKGFTMISNTKYGNV
- a CDS encoding thiamine pyrophosphate-dependent dehydrogenase E1 component subunit alpha, producing MIKFAYQGSGWKNWQDKIGQYDSQFLVGLYENMLRIRRIEEGIESRYHEDQMKTPIHLVIGMEASSVGSCAALDKRDLLFCGHRTHGQYLAKGGDLRKMMAEFFCRSTGSAGSRGGSMHLLDKSVGMEGSSAIVGGAVPIAVGAALAIQMKKEKRVVALFFGDAATEEGVVWESLNFAALKKLPILFICENNFYSVCSPLEFRQPPGVEIHKKAAAFGVPSQCVDGTNVLDVFEAVRIAKDRAMTGQGPSFIETRSYRWRGHGGAGDDSHTGYRDPEEVKAWQKYCPIDTFSKELKSRGILTESTVQQIEERIKVEFDEAFLYGQNSPDPVENDLYRHVYSD
- a CDS encoding IS3 family transposase (programmed frameshift) gives rise to the protein MMGMTRTHFSSDLKAKVAIAAIKGELTINEISSQFGVHANQVIRWKKQALNEMSDVFTDKRSRRAKGEEALKEELYRQIGQLKVELDWLKKKLAGAANKMRTLIDPAHPGISLSRQCELLGLGRSSYYYQPCPVDQKTLDLMRLIDEQYTQTPFYGVLRMVAWLGREGFQVNPKRVRRLMRLMGLEAIYPKPRLSDPDPEHVLYPYLLRDLIVDRPDQVWCSDITYIRLRQGFVYLVAVMDWYSRYVLSWSLSSSLEEEFCLDALDRALTISSGIPEIVNTDQGSQFTGKVWIGMVLGQGSKVSMDGRGRALDNVFRERLWRSLKYENIYLNEYESVQEVRAGIKQYLTFYNTKRPHQALSYCKISFLGTT
- a CDS encoding GDP-L-fucose synthase family protein, coding for MRLTKNSRILVLGASGMIGSACVRWLKLHGYDKIESPSRSELDLFSMENVRHYFHSHSPEFIILAAGRVGGIIENSTRGFDLLRDNLIIQQNVILSAIQSGVEKCVYFGSSCMYPRQAEQPMKEDFLLTGKPEETSLPYAISKLSGVHMCLSYNKQFGKSLFLPVIPNSTYGPQDDFDPKTAHVLSSLLFRFHHARKTNASEVTLWGSGNPRREFIFSEDVASAVFYLLENAPATDMPLNIGSGKDYSIRELAEAIKDITGFRGSIKWDTSKPDGAPRKLLDSSRINALGWKPVTSLKNGIQKTYDWFLENELPIQKGSSS
- a CDS encoding alpha-ketoacid dehydrogenase subunit beta — encoded protein: MPWDEALVDQVAKKQKVEDQNGRIMTYIEALREALVLAMERDPKVFLLGQGVDDPGGMFGVTKDLHVKFGRERVFDTPLSEEAMTGVCVGSAMQGMRPVYFHNRPDFILLTFNQLVNHATKIHFMDNGQTKVPMVIWAAIGRGWGSGAQHSQAIQGLLLSVPGLRIVMPSTPADAKGLMLSSIEDNNPVLIFEHRWLMKRKGAVPEGYYTIPFGKGVYRRTGTDLTIVGTSHAIDLAMEASDSLRGEGITADVIDLRTLKPLDDGVILESLQKTGKLLVVDTGWSMGGACAEIMAVALEKGFSSLKAAPVRIGLPDVPTPAGYTLEQFYYPTASRMAETIRKLANCRS